GCGGGCTTCCGGTCGAAGAACAGCACGTTCGCCTTCACACCCTGCGCGTAGAACACACCGGTCGGCAGCCGCAGCAGCGTGTGCACCTCGCAATCGTGGAGCAGCTTCCGTCGGACGGTCTCTCCGGCGCCACCTTCGAAGAGGACGTTGTCGGGCACGACAACCGCTGCGCGGCCACCGATCTCGAGCAGCGTCTTGACGTGCTGGACGAAGTTGAGCTGCTTGTTCGAGGTGGTGGCCCAGAAGTCGTCGCGGTAGTACGTGAGCGTCTCACGCTGGGACTCCCCGTCGGAGCTCACGACCGTGATCGACGACTTCTTCCCGAACGGCGGATTGGTGAGCACCATGCCGAATCGTTCGCCGGGATCACCCGCAAGGGCGTCCTCGACCCGGATCGGACTGTTCGCTTCGGGTGAACCGATCCCGTGCAGCAAGAGGTTCATCGCACACAGGCGCGCGGTGTTGTCGACGATCTCCCAACCGTGGAACGCCGAATCACGAAGAAAACGGCGCTGCTCGGGATCGAGGTGAGGATCCCGCGCCATGAACTCGTACGCGGCGAGGAAGAAACCACCAGTCCCGCACGCCGGGTCGCAGAGCGTCACCCCGGGCTCCGGTCGCATCACGTCGACGATGCCGCGGATGAGCGCGCGCGGGGTGAAGTACTGGCCGGCACCGGTCTTGGTGTCCTCCGCGTTCTTCTGGAGCAGACCTTCGTAGGCGTCGCCCTTCACATCTGCGTCGAGGGTCATCCACTCCTCTCGGTCGATCAGGTCGACGACGAGCCGCCGCAGCTTCGCGGGATCCTGGATGCGGTTCTGGGCCTTGCGGAAGATCACTCCGAGGGTGCCGGGCTGCCGGCCCAGCTCGGTGAGCACGTGCCGGTACTGCACCTCCAGCTCGTCGCCGTCGACGTCGATCAACGAGGCCCAGTCGAGCCCGGCCGGCACGACCGCGGGCCGCGAGAACGGCGGACGGGTCTGCTCGTCGGCCATCTTCAGGAACAGCAGGTACGTGAGCTGCTCGAGGTAGTCGCCGTAGGACAGCCCGTCGTCGCGCAACACGTTGCAGTAGTTCCACAACCGCTGCACGAGTCCGCTGGTGTCGCTCATCGCACCTCTACGTATGCGTATTCAGCAAGACATCATGCGTCTTGCGCTGCTGGACGAACTCATTGCATGTTCAGCAGAACTAACTGATGCTGAGTATTGCTATCAGGCCCCACGGCGGCCGCTGCACAACCATCAAAGGTCGCGGAATCACGAAGAACTCGATCTCCTCATCGTGCGGCCCATCTGCGACGGCATATCCACGCGATGAATCGCGAGTGATGGATGGTGGCCCCGCTTCTTCCAGGCGTACCAGCCAAACGACCATCGCCAGTTCGACGGCCTCAGTGGGTTGAGCGACCTGTACCCACCGCACGTAAGCATCGTCGTCGAGGTGTACGAGCCAGTCCACCGAGGGCTGTGCTACTTGTCGACGCCGAGTCGCTTCAAGTGATCGCTGAGCTGTTCCAGCACCGAAGGATGGTTGTCCCAGAACGCTGGATCATCTTTCGCCGCCATGTCCAGCTCTTCCATTCGCTGGATAGCTTCTTCGTCCCCGAGCTCGCGGATTTTACGCTTCCGCTCATCCCACTCCCGACGTAACTTCGCGGGATCAGGAGCAGGGTCTCGCGGCTCTGCGCTCACCCGGACTCACGGGCGTCGCCGCCCTCCCTGTCCTCGGCACGCAGCAAATTCAGCGGATGCCGCAGAGCACCAGGAACACGCAGAGTCGTGCTGGTACGTTCCAAGGCGCTGCCTTTCTCTCTGCTCGGAGATTAGCGACTTTTCGCGGGCAGTCTGAACCTCCTCGATCTCCTGCGCGTGCACCGTCATGCCGGCGCCGCGAAGTACATCCGCGACGACGTGGCGGCCCAAGGACCGATCGAGGAAGAACTCAAGCGGCGACGGGGAGGGTGGCACGCAGCACGTCCTCGATGTCAGCCACCGGAACGCCGAAGTCGGCCGCGACCTCTGCGAGCGGCTCGCCCGCTTTCCAGCGATCGACGACGTCCTCGAGACGCGCCGCGCCCTCGACGAAGATCGGTTGCCCAAAGGATCGGGCGGGGTCGGCCTCGACGATCGCGCGATCGGTCATCGGCAACACGACGCGATTCGCCCAACCATCGTTGGCGTAGGCGATTCGCTCGAGATAGTCCTTCACGACGCCGCCGAACACTCGCTGGCCCGACACGACGATCGTGAGGTTCTCCAACTCTTCTTCGCGCTCACGCTCGGCGTAGTCGTAGAGGAGCTGTGCTCCGTCTGTGTAGAGCCGCTTCGAGGCAAGCGCGTGTTCGATCCCGAGCTCGCCCGACAGCACTGCGACGGCGGCGCGGATGTGCTGGAGAGAGACACCCGCCCGTCGCATGGCCGCCAGAACCATGGCCTCCGCAAGGCCGCCGAATGGAATCTGGGGCTCACCCTTGGCCGCTGGAATCGACGTGACGATCGCATCGCTCGAGATCAGTTTCCGGCTGGGACGAGCGCGTTCGTAGCCGTGCGCCCACGTCGCGAGCGTCGTTCGGGGGACGCGCAGAAACCTTGCTGCTTCCGCGATGGTGTAGAGGGGTACCGCGAAGCGCGGATCACCCGAATCGCGCGTCACAGCATGCCCTCCTTCGTGGACCAACCCGCCCGAAATCGTACCGAACGCGCCCGTGGGGATCATGGAACTTCTACGGGTCGACATGCTGGTGCGAGTTCATACGTTGCGAAGGCCGGATCACGGAGCGAGAGCAACGCGGTGATCGCATGATCGAGGTCGAGTGACTCGCCGTACCAACGAGGGATACCCGTCATGTCGTCGATGTCGAGCCCGCGCTCCTCGTTGTGTTGCACGATGCCCGCTTCGTCGGCGCCGATCCAGTAGGTCGGTGCCGCGCCCAACTCCGTGCCGTTGGGGTCGGCGATGCGCAACGAACCGTCACCGAGGATCTCGAGCTTCCAACCGCCCTCGTGCACGAGGAAGTGGTGGTGCCAGCAGAGATGCACGAGGTTGGTCAGCCTGGTTGGGCCGAGGTGACACCAGTGGATTCCGTGGTGGCCGTCGAGGAAGCGTGTCTCGTGACAACCCGGCCAGCGACACGTGGTGTCGCGAGCCCGGAGCGCTCGCTTGATCGCCGGAGGGATCGTGCGGGTCTTGCGGCCGACGTCGAGGACTTCACCCGTCGGGCCGCGGACCATCAGCACCGCCGACGCGTCGCACGACAACCGACGCGCCGTCTCCGCTGCGAGCGCGGGCCCGTTGTGCACCACGCATTCGCCGTCAGTGTCGAAGGCCAGTACGTCACCGTCGACGCTCACGACCACTTGATACCGGTCTCCGCTCTTGCGAGCTGCAGGCCCGTTCGCGAGGTACGACTCGGCCATCACCAACAATGCGTCGGCGA
This portion of the Acidimicrobiia bacterium genome encodes:
- a CDS encoding class I SAM-dependent DNA methyltransferase encodes the protein MSDTSGLVQRLWNYCNVLRDDGLSYGDYLEQLTYLLFLKMADEQTRPPFSRPAVVPAGLDWASLIDVDGDELEVQYRHVLTELGRQPGTLGVIFRKAQNRIQDPAKLRRLVVDLIDREEWMTLDADVKGDAYEGLLQKNAEDTKTGAGQYFTPRALIRGIVDVMRPEPGVTLCDPACGTGGFFLAAYEFMARDPHLDPEQRRFLRDSAFHGWEIVDNTARLCAMNLLLHGIGSPEANSPIRVEDALAGDPGERFGMVLTNPPFGKKSSITVVSSDGESQRETLTYYRDDFWATTSNKQLNFVQHVKTLLEIGGRAAVVVPDNVLFEGGAGETVRRKLLHDCEVHTLLRLPTGVFYAQGVKANVLFFDRKPASETPWTRELWVYDLRTNQHFTLKENPLRREDLDDFVERFQPESRYERAESDRFRRFTYDELMQRDKASLDVFWLRDESLDDGENLPSPEVLAAEIVEDLEAALAQFAEVVETISTHAERASDEL
- a CDS encoding DUF433 domain-containing protein: MTRDSGDPRFAVPLYTIAEAARFLRVPRTTLATWAHGYERARPSRKLISSDAIVTSIPAAKGEPQIPFGGLAEAMVLAAMRRAGVSLQHIRAAVAVLSGELGIEHALASKRLYTDGAQLLYDYAEREREEELENLTIVVSGQRVFGGVVKDYLERIAYANDGWANRVVLPMTDRAIVEADPARSFGQPIFVEGAARLEDVVDRWKAGEPLAEVAADFGVPVADIEDVLRATLPVAA
- a CDS encoding DUF222 domain-containing protein, with the translated sequence MEQREVTMEQALPEALVTERLEAEITTLAAHLTAAECRWLLLVAEFDRREAWLQWGCRTCAFWLNWKCGLDIRSAQEKLRVARALDALPLVTEAFAAGRLSYSKVRAITRIATPENEEAMVDLALHATAAHVESVVRAYRGVLSREEETERAVTRRANRSHQFDWDDEDLLAGHYRLTPEDGAVFMAAVDAAAEQVRAENPDVGYGVSLADALLVMAESYLANGPAARKSGDRYQVVVSVDGDVLAFDTDGECVVHNGPALAAETARRLSCDASAVLMVRGPTGEVLDVGRKTRTIPPAIKRALRARDTTCRWPGCHETRFLDGHHGIHWCHLGPTRLTNLVHLCWHHHFLVHEGGWKLEILGDGSLRIADPNGTELGAAPTYWIGADEAGIVQHNEERGLDIDDMTGIPRWYGESLDLDHAITALLSLRDPAFATYELAPACRPVEVP